Proteins encoded in a region of the uncultured Paludibaculum sp. genome:
- a CDS encoding FAD-dependent oxidoreductase, whose protein sequence is MNRAELLERLRAHSGPWDLLVIGGGATGVGCALDAAARGFQVALIEQHDFGKGTSSRSTKLVHGGVRYLEQGNVALVMEALKERGILRENAPHLVGDLAFVVPNYEWWESPFYGVGLRLYDLLAGKYGFGASRNLSKEETLQRLPTLKQEGLRGGVVYFDGQFDDSRLLIHLAMTATEQGAALVNYCSARGLLKTADGMVRGALARDEESGAEFEIEARVVINATGCFSDGVRRMADESIAPMVAPSQGIHLVFDSSFLKGDSAIMVPHTSDGRVMFAIPWHGHTLVGTTDTAISQVSLEPVPMDQEIQFILETSSLYLDKPPSRADILSAWAGIRPLVKAAGGGSTASLSRDHSIHIDPSGLLTIAGGKWTTYRHMAEDCVDQAIVLAGLEDRECVTRRLRIHGYHHYASKFGHLQVYGSDAIPIQEMARNHPDRGVRLHPALPYLESEVIWAARWEMARSVEDILARRTRALLLNARAALDMAPRVAELLAGELGHDSAWQAGQVEAFTAVAVHYLPE, encoded by the coding sequence GTGAACCGCGCTGAACTACTGGAACGTCTGAGGGCCCACTCCGGGCCGTGGGATCTGCTGGTGATCGGTGGTGGCGCCACCGGTGTGGGCTGTGCCCTGGATGCCGCCGCGCGCGGTTTCCAGGTGGCCTTGATCGAACAGCACGACTTCGGCAAGGGCACGTCCAGCCGTTCCACCAAGCTCGTTCACGGCGGAGTGCGCTATCTGGAACAAGGGAATGTTGCGCTGGTGATGGAGGCGCTGAAGGAGCGCGGCATCCTGCGCGAGAACGCTCCTCACCTGGTGGGCGATCTGGCGTTCGTCGTCCCCAATTACGAGTGGTGGGAATCGCCCTTCTATGGAGTCGGCCTGCGGCTGTACGATTTGCTCGCTGGCAAGTACGGGTTTGGCGCCTCGCGCAATTTGTCGAAGGAGGAGACGCTGCAGCGGCTGCCTACGTTGAAGCAGGAGGGTCTGCGCGGGGGTGTGGTCTACTTCGACGGGCAGTTTGACGATTCGCGGCTGCTCATCCACCTGGCCATGACGGCCACTGAGCAGGGGGCCGCGCTGGTGAACTACTGTTCCGCGCGAGGCCTGCTGAAAACGGCCGACGGGATGGTGCGCGGCGCGCTGGCGCGGGACGAGGAGTCCGGCGCTGAGTTCGAGATCGAAGCGCGAGTGGTCATCAATGCGACCGGCTGCTTCAGTGACGGTGTGCGACGGATGGCTGACGAATCCATCGCGCCGATGGTCGCGCCGAGCCAGGGCATCCACCTGGTGTTCGACTCGTCGTTTCTGAAGGGCGACAGCGCGATCATGGTGCCCCACACCAGCGACGGCCGCGTCATGTTCGCCATTCCCTGGCACGGCCACACGCTGGTGGGGACCACGGACACGGCCATCAGCCAGGTTTCGCTCGAGCCGGTGCCCATGGACCAGGAGATCCAGTTCATTCTCGAAACGTCGTCGCTCTATCTCGATAAACCTCCGTCGCGCGCCGATATCCTGAGTGCCTGGGCCGGAATCCGGCCTCTGGTGAAAGCAGCCGGGGGCGGATCGACGGCCTCGCTGTCGCGCGATCACTCCATTCACATCGACCCCAGCGGACTGCTGACGATCGCAGGCGGCAAATGGACCACTTACCGTCACATGGCCGAGGACTGCGTCGACCAGGCGATCGTCCTCGCAGGGCTGGAAGACCGGGAGTGCGTCACGCGGCGGCTGCGCATCCACGGCTACCACCACTACGCTTCGAAGTTCGGACATCTACAGGTCTACGGCTCCGATGCGATTCCGATTCAGGAGATGGCCCGCAATCACCCGGATCGAGGTGTACGCCTGCATCCGGCACTGCCTTATCTCGAATCCGAGGTCATTTGGGCTGCCCGTTGGGAGATGGCCCGTTCGGTCGAGGACATTCTCGCTCGCCGCACGCGCGCCCTGCTGCTGAATGCACGGGCCGCCTTGGACATGGCTCCGCGCGTTGCCGAACTCCTGGCCGGGGAGTTGGGCCACGATTCCGCCTGGCAGGCTGGGCAAGTGGAGGCATTCACGGCCGTGGCCGTTCACTATCTGCCCGAGTGA
- the glpK gene encoding glycerol kinase GlpK produces MAYLLALDQGTTSSRAIVFDEHGGIVNVAQKEFTQIYPQAGWVEHDPGEIWSSQLSVTVEALASARIAPDAVAAIGITNQRETTLVWDRKTGEPVYNAIVWQDRRTAAFCDQLRRDGCEPEIQARSGLVIDPYFSGTKLRWILDNVPGARRRAEDGELAFGTVDTWLIWNLTRGAVHATDPSNASRTMLYNIRTCDWDDELLRMLGVPRSVLPEVRPSSGSFGATSHANMPGHIAVAGVAGDQQAALFGQACFTPGVTKNTYGTGCFMLMQTGTKPVASTNRLLTTVAWNVDGTTEYALEGSVFIGGAVVQWLRDGLKIIRTAPEIEELAGSVPDNGGVYLVPAFAGLGAPHWDAYARGAMMGLTRGVTSAHIARAALESIAFQVADLVSAMEADSGIKLEELRVDGGASRNNLLLQFQADLLGVPVIRPQVTETTALGAAYLAGLATGVYGSRGVIAGQWRQDRRFEPSMPREKAAEMRAKWSRAVARARHWEEA; encoded by the coding sequence ATGGCATACCTGCTGGCACTGGACCAAGGCACCACGTCGAGCCGCGCGATTGTCTTCGACGAGCATGGCGGCATCGTCAACGTCGCGCAGAAAGAGTTCACCCAGATCTATCCGCAAGCCGGCTGGGTGGAGCACGACCCCGGCGAGATCTGGTCATCGCAGCTCAGCGTCACCGTCGAGGCACTGGCCTCGGCCCGCATCGCTCCTGACGCGGTCGCCGCCATCGGCATCACGAACCAGCGCGAAACCACGCTGGTGTGGGATCGCAAGACCGGCGAACCGGTCTACAACGCCATCGTCTGGCAGGACCGCCGCACAGCTGCGTTCTGCGATCAGTTGCGCCGCGATGGCTGTGAACCCGAGATCCAGGCCCGCAGCGGTCTGGTGATCGATCCCTACTTCTCGGGCACGAAGCTGCGCTGGATCCTCGACAACGTACCAGGCGCCCGGCGGCGGGCCGAGGACGGTGAACTGGCGTTCGGCACTGTCGACACCTGGTTGATCTGGAACCTCACTCGCGGCGCCGTGCATGCCACCGACCCCAGCAATGCGTCGCGCACGATGCTCTACAACATCCGGACCTGCGACTGGGACGACGAATTGCTGCGCATGCTGGGCGTGCCGCGCTCCGTTCTGCCGGAAGTGCGCCCCTCCAGCGGCAGTTTTGGCGCCACGTCTCACGCCAACATGCCCGGCCACATCGCGGTGGCTGGGGTGGCCGGCGATCAGCAAGCGGCGCTGTTCGGCCAGGCGTGCTTTACACCCGGGGTCACCAAGAACACATACGGCACCGGCTGTTTCATGCTCATGCAGACCGGCACCAAGCCGGTGGCCTCCACCAACCGGCTGCTCACCACGGTCGCGTGGAATGTGGATGGAACCACTGAGTACGCCCTGGAGGGCAGCGTCTTCATCGGCGGCGCGGTGGTCCAGTGGCTGAGAGACGGCCTCAAGATCATCCGCACCGCGCCCGAGATCGAGGAACTCGCCGGCAGCGTGCCGGACAACGGCGGCGTCTATCTCGTCCCCGCGTTTGCCGGCCTGGGCGCGCCCCATTGGGATGCCTACGCCCGCGGCGCCATGATGGGCCTGACCCGTGGCGTGACCAGCGCGCACATCGCCAGAGCGGCTCTGGAGTCCATTGCGTTCCAGGTGGCCGACCTGGTGTCGGCCATGGAGGCGGACTCTGGCATCAAGCTCGAGGAACTGCGCGTCGACGGCGGCGCATCGAGGAACAACCTGCTGCTGCAATTCCAGGCCGATTTGTTGGGCGTGCCTGTCATCCGGCCCCAGGTGACGGAGACCACGGCGCTGGGCGCGGCGTACCTGGCTGGTCTTGCTACTGGGGTTTATGGAAGCCGCGGCGTCATTGCCGGCCAATGGCGCCAAGATCGGCGCTTTGAGCCCTCGATGCCGCGCGAGAAGGCCGCGGAGATGCGCGCGAAGTGGAGCCGGGCCGTCGCCCGTGCTCGTCATTGGGAGGAAGCGTGA
- a CDS encoding histidine phosphatase family protein produces the protein MLKPLEIWLIRHGETEWSLTGQHSGRYDLPLTPHGEDEARATAAALQGVVFDQVICSPLQRATRTCELTGFLPQARIEPDAAEWDYGDCTSFTQDQLAEKYPGWTIWNGPVPNGESIEQISARARRVIERLRAAGGRTAVFAHGHFLRIFTTQYLGLEPQRGRHFALETAAICILGSEQGEPAIVAWNRKGPVA, from the coding sequence ATGTTGAAACCCCTTGAGATCTGGTTGATCCGCCACGGAGAAACCGAATGGTCGCTCACCGGCCAGCACAGTGGCCGTTACGATCTGCCATTGACGCCGCATGGCGAAGACGAAGCCCGGGCCACAGCGGCCGCTCTGCAAGGCGTCGTCTTCGACCAGGTGATCTGCAGTCCTCTTCAACGCGCAACGCGCACCTGCGAACTGACAGGCTTCTTGCCGCAAGCGCGAATCGAACCCGACGCGGCCGAGTGGGACTACGGCGATTGCACGAGCTTCACGCAGGATCAACTGGCGGAGAAATACCCAGGCTGGACCATCTGGAACGGGCCAGTGCCGAACGGCGAGTCCATCGAGCAGATCTCGGCTCGCGCTCGGCGTGTGATTGAGCGTCTCCGCGCAGCCGGCGGACGCACGGCGGTGTTCGCCCACGGGCACTTCCTGCGTATCTTCACGACGCAGTATCTCGGCTTGGAGCCGCAGCGCGGCCGCCATTTCGCGCTGGAGACGGCTGCGATCTGCATCCTGGGTTCGGAGCAAGGCGAACCCGCGATAGTGGCCTGGAACCGCAAAGGCCCGGTCGCTTAG
- a CDS encoding aldo/keto reductase: MAHCNRRNFLKAAAIAAGTAAVGGLNLSAAPAKRAATDFVTLGNSGVKVTRLAFGTGTFGGRVQRELGQDQFNRLVRHAYDSGIRFFETADAYRGMPEMLGIALKGIPRDSYRLMTKFRLNTQEDPKETIDRFRRELQSEYVDILLLHCVRSATWNSDYERLRDVFSEVKQKKVIVAHGASCHGLLPLRAFPGNKWLDVALMRVNHKGVKMDSLQTRDTNDLGDVNEVFTHVAEVHKQGTGVLGMKLIGEGQFTNEEDREAAMKKVLSSGVVDATTIGFKSPAEIDESIARMNRLLNA, encoded by the coding sequence ATGGCGCACTGCAACCGACGAAACTTTCTGAAAGCCGCGGCAATCGCCGCCGGCACAGCCGCCGTGGGCGGCCTGAACCTTTCCGCCGCGCCCGCAAAGCGCGCAGCCACCGACTTCGTCACGCTGGGCAACTCCGGCGTCAAAGTGACCCGGCTCGCCTTCGGCACCGGCACTTTTGGCGGCCGCGTCCAACGCGAATTGGGTCAGGATCAATTCAATCGACTGGTCCGCCACGCCTATGACAGCGGGATCCGGTTCTTTGAGACCGCCGACGCCTACCGCGGCATGCCCGAAATGCTGGGCATCGCACTAAAAGGCATTCCACGCGACTCCTACAGGCTGATGACCAAGTTCCGTCTCAACACGCAGGAAGACCCCAAGGAGACGATCGACCGCTTCCGGCGCGAGCTTCAGTCGGAGTACGTCGACATCCTGTTGCTCCATTGCGTCCGTTCGGCCACATGGAACAGCGACTATGAACGGTTACGCGACGTCTTCTCCGAAGTAAAGCAGAAGAAAGTGATTGTGGCGCACGGCGCTTCCTGCCACGGTCTGCTGCCACTGCGCGCCTTCCCGGGCAACAAGTGGCTGGATGTGGCGCTGATGCGCGTTAACCACAAGGGCGTCAAGATGGATTCGCTGCAAACCCGCGACACCAATGATCTGGGCGACGTCAACGAGGTGTTCACGCATGTGGCCGAGGTCCACAAACAGGGAACGGGTGTGCTGGGCATGAAGCTCATCGGCGAAGGTCAGTTCACCAATGAGGAAGACCGCGAAGCGGCCATGAAGAAGGTGTTGAGCAGCGGCGTGGTGGATGCCACGACGATCGGCTTCAAGTCTCCGGCGGAGATCGACGAATCGATCGCGCGCATGAACCGGTTGCTGAACGCGTAG
- a CDS encoding alpha/beta fold hydrolase produces MLLSWRMWPVYLLLAAAWTVPSRFRWTRTLLLTLLAGASLGAWVMVPVPVLTLPDGPYRVGTSIFRWVDESRPEEVTADPADHRNVIVQAFYPVAEKAAGTPSIYMDGLQNLPPRVSVLPRFLLQDVGRTDTHSMTGVPVGEQRAHWPVIVFSPGFGATRSFYTSLITGLASRGVVVLAIDHPYEAGVVELANGQVVTTVIQRRPDEPDLIGYMTRQQDLRVADIRFALDRIPILPFAAHLDLDRVAAIGHSFGGASSIAAMARDRRIRLAVNIDGTPYGALPEARLDRPVMWLQSDLSESRYSPAYLAGNTRILNGLQGAPGYRFQAKHVNHFGFTDFPCFLSTPGRWLLSLAMGGSRDPQSIHRATVDLVMAFLDKPDSLRQVASRYEWISGGRVK; encoded by the coding sequence ATGCTTCTGTCCTGGCGCATGTGGCCTGTCTACCTGTTGTTAGCTGCGGCCTGGACAGTACCCAGCCGGTTTCGCTGGACACGGACGCTGCTTCTGACACTCTTGGCCGGAGCTTCCCTCGGTGCGTGGGTGATGGTCCCGGTGCCGGTGCTGACACTGCCGGACGGGCCCTACCGTGTCGGAACCTCCATTTTTCGCTGGGTGGATGAATCCCGCCCGGAAGAGGTGACGGCCGACCCGGCCGACCACCGGAATGTGATCGTCCAGGCGTTCTACCCGGTGGCGGAGAAGGCCGCCGGCACACCTTCCATCTACATGGACGGGCTTCAAAACCTGCCACCCCGAGTCTCGGTGCTGCCGAGGTTTCTCCTCCAGGACGTCGGGCGAACCGACACTCACTCCATGACAGGTGTGCCCGTCGGCGAGCAGCGCGCTCATTGGCCGGTGATCGTATTCTCTCCAGGCTTTGGCGCCACTCGTTCCTTCTATACGAGCCTGATTACCGGACTCGCCAGCCGTGGTGTCGTCGTGCTGGCCATCGACCACCCCTACGAAGCCGGCGTCGTGGAACTGGCGAACGGACAGGTGGTCACCACGGTGATCCAGCGGCGGCCGGACGAACCGGATCTGATCGGCTACATGACGCGGCAGCAGGATCTCCGCGTAGCGGACATCCGGTTCGCGCTCGATCGAATCCCGATCCTGCCGTTCGCCGCCCATCTGGATCTCGACCGCGTCGCGGCAATTGGCCACTCGTTTGGCGGCGCCAGTTCCATCGCGGCCATGGCCCGGGACCGGCGCATCCGGCTGGCTGTGAACATCGACGGCACCCCGTACGGTGCGCTGCCGGAGGCGCGCCTCGACCGCCCTGTGATGTGGCTGCAGAGCGACCTGAGTGAGTCGCGATACAGCCCGGCCTACCTGGCGGGCAACACCCGGATCCTGAACGGTCTTCAGGGCGCACCCGGCTACCGCTTCCAGGCGAAGCACGTGAATCACTTCGGGTTCACTGATTTCCCCTGCTTCCTCTCCACCCCGGGCCGTTGGTTGCTGTCATTGGCAATGGGCGGCTCTCGCGATCCGCAGTCGATCCACCGCGCCACGGTAGACCTGGTAATGGCCTTCCTCGACAAGCCAGACAGCCTGCGACAGGTCGCCTCCCGTTATGAATGGATCTCGGGCGGCCGTGTGAAGTAG
- a CDS encoding SEC-C domain-containing protein, with protein sequence MATAAQITANRANAQHSTGPHSEQGKARSAQNNLRYGFRSQSVLLPGDDPAEYEELLDELTTHFDVQDLSDQRFVREMADAEWRLRRVRAHQEVLLTAKIEELATTRPNLTPVHLQALAFDSLHRDTTFARFLTYEAKFERQYERAYQSWMQTKDKLSRHRAREISSQFEASLILPKRTDEPNSGYKPAIIARPGPDIEANQKTPSAQPARTNEPEPRAIPRSAPCPCGSGEKYKRCCGRNAPAVLTGPATAKLNLTHDTATGTAVPPDAAVPSRQD encoded by the coding sequence ATGGCAACCGCCGCGCAAATCACCGCCAACCGCGCCAACGCGCAACACTCCACCGGCCCCCACTCCGAACAGGGCAAAGCCCGCTCCGCCCAGAACAACCTCCGCTACGGATTCCGCTCGCAATCCGTCCTGCTCCCCGGCGACGACCCCGCCGAATACGAGGAACTCCTCGACGAACTGACCACCCACTTCGACGTCCAGGATCTCTCCGACCAACGCTTCGTCCGCGAGATGGCCGATGCCGAATGGCGCCTCCGCCGCGTCCGGGCCCACCAGGAAGTCCTGCTCACGGCAAAGATCGAGGAACTGGCCACCACCCGCCCCAACCTCACCCCCGTCCACCTCCAGGCTCTGGCCTTCGACTCACTCCACCGCGACACGACGTTCGCCCGGTTTCTGACGTACGAAGCCAAATTCGAACGCCAATACGAGCGCGCCTACCAGAGCTGGATGCAAACCAAGGACAAGCTCAGCCGCCATCGCGCCCGCGAGATCAGCTCGCAATTCGAAGCGTCGCTGATCCTGCCAAAACGGACGGACGAACCCAATTCCGGCTACAAGCCCGCAATCATCGCGCGGCCGGGACCCGACATCGAAGCCAACCAGAAGACGCCTTCTGCCCAACCGGCCAGGACGAACGAACCGGAACCGCGGGCCATCCCCCGCAGCGCCCCGTGTCCCTGTGGATCTGGCGAGAAATACAAGCGTTGTTGCGGCCGCAATGCTCCAGCCGTCCTAACCGGGCCAGCAACGGCAAAGCTCAACCTCACACACGACACCGCCACCGGTACGGCGGTCCCCCCTGATGCCGCTGTCCCCAGCCGTCAGGACTAG
- a CDS encoding aldo/keto reductase, with product MNRQLGPSLKVFPLGLGCMGMSWAYGGSEENDAIRVIHRALDLGVTLFDTAEMYGPYKNEELLGKALKGRREQAVIATKFGFRIGERGIEGLDGSPENVRRVAEASLQRLQTDVIDLYYQHRVDPQVPIEDTVGAMSDLVRAGKVRYLGLSEANADTLRRAHAVHSITALQSEYSLWERGIEESILPALRELGIGLVPFSPLGRGYLTGKLGTPSEWPETDYRHKDPRIAGENFARNQVIVDEVKAVAALHGATPGQVALAWLLSRGEDIVPIPGTRRISYLEENLASVQLVLTPEDLERLDRIARHDVGPRYGQEMMRMVQR from the coding sequence ATGAATCGTCAACTTGGACCATCCCTGAAAGTATTCCCGCTCGGGCTTGGCTGCATGGGCATGAGCTGGGCGTATGGCGGCAGTGAAGAGAACGACGCAATCCGCGTGATCCATCGCGCACTGGACCTGGGGGTCACGCTGTTTGATACGGCGGAGATGTATGGGCCCTACAAGAACGAGGAACTGCTGGGCAAGGCGCTGAAAGGGCGGCGCGAGCAGGCTGTGATCGCCACCAAGTTCGGGTTCCGCATCGGCGAGAGAGGGATCGAGGGGCTCGATGGTTCGCCGGAGAACGTGCGGCGGGTGGCGGAGGCTTCGCTACAGCGACTGCAAACGGACGTGATCGATCTCTACTATCAGCATCGCGTCGACCCGCAGGTGCCGATTGAGGACACGGTGGGTGCCATGAGTGACCTGGTGCGAGCCGGCAAGGTGCGGTATCTGGGCCTGTCGGAGGCCAATGCCGATACGTTGCGACGCGCGCATGCCGTGCATTCGATCACCGCGCTGCAGAGCGAGTATTCGCTGTGGGAGCGCGGGATCGAGGAGTCCATTCTGCCGGCGCTGCGGGAACTGGGTATTGGCCTGGTGCCGTTCAGCCCGTTGGGCCGCGGTTATCTGACGGGCAAGCTGGGTACACCCAGCGAGTGGCCGGAGACGGACTACCGGCACAAGGATCCACGCATCGCGGGCGAGAACTTCGCGCGCAACCAGGTGATTGTGGATGAGGTGAAGGCCGTGGCGGCGTTGCATGGGGCGACTCCGGGGCAGGTGGCACTGGCGTGGCTGCTGTCGCGCGGCGAGGATATCGTGCCCATTCCCGGAACGCGGCGGATTTCCTATCTCGAGGAGAATCTGGCGTCGGTGCAACTTGTGTTGACGCCGGAGGATCTGGAGCGTCTGGACCGCATTGCGCGGCATGACGTTGGGCCGCGGTATGGGCAAGAGATGATGCGGATGGTGCAGCGGTAG